The following is a genomic window from Drosophila busckii strain San Diego stock center, stock number 13000-0081.31 chromosome 2L, ASM1175060v1, whole genome shotgun sequence.
AGGCAATACGCGACGACGCCGACTGAAGTTGACGCTGATGCAGCTCCTGCAGCAACGCCGAATGTTTATCTAGCGCCTTCAGTTGTGCCGAATGCTGTGTCTCATAGAGTGAAgattgcagctgtgtgtgtattgaggTGACATTAGAGAGTGTGCTCTCTGCCTCAGCTGTtagaaaattgcttaaataacgTTTACTAGTTGTTGTAGTCGATGATgtcgttgtagttgttgccatTGAAGTCTGTTCCTGCGCTGAAacctgcaagcaaaacaaaataaaatcaaaagctgcatataaatggaataaatgaaatgttcAACCTTGCTGTGTACGCGAAACTCTGCGTCTCAAGTGCACTTGGCTGGATGTATAACGTTTTCCATATCCTTTTGCACTGCGTACAATTCGGCCACACTTTTGGCGAAAATTACATTAAGTTCACTCATCTTGGCCAGCTGCAAAGCAGAGTTTTCGATTAATACATTTAACATTAATAGTAGCAGCTTATATATTACCGTTTGATCGTTGCACTTTTCGCGTAAATTCATGTTGGCTGTTTTAAGCTCTAGTTCGTGCTGCAGCAACTCTGTTTGCAGCGATTCAGTGCGCGCCTTGAGCGCTGCAACCTCCCGACGCAGCTCATCCTCAATGGCGCTACCAGAAGCgacgccaccagcagcagcacccacaCGCAATAGCTCCATTTCACGCTTGAGGCGTATGTTCTCTTCCTTATAAGTATGTAGCTGACGCTTCCACTCGTCTACGTTGGCTGTAGATTCCTGGGAACATgcatatattgtttaaaacaaGAGCTTACAAATATTAGCATTAAGCAAACTCACTTGCAAAGCGCTAGTCAGGCGTATATTGTTGTTCTTAAGCGTAGCCAGTTCAATTTCccatttttttgcattagcgcagctaaaaaatagcaacacaTTTAGAAAACTAACTCTAGggtaaaatatatttggtaTACCTCTGAGCCAGCGCCATTTTCAGACGCTCGTTCTcatattttagctgctgttcGACCGTTGCACCCGCACCAGGACCAGTATGCATGCCCACAATGCTGCCACCCGAGGAGATTGTAATGCCACCACCAACATTTGCTGGTGTTGCCGTGGCCGTTGCCATACCCATTGTGGGCTGTGGTGAGGGTGTTGCCGAGTTCATGTCTTGCTTAACATCGCAAGCGTTTAGCAACTTATGCGATGGACTATCCGGATTGGCATTTTGCGTATTCGTGTTACTTAAATTCGGCGGCTCCACAGTATGCGGATCTATGTTGGTGTTATCGTTTTGCATGGCGCCCACAGCTCGTCCTGATATGGGCGATGTATTTGCCGAGGTGGTGGGCGTTACCGCATTGGAGCCATTGGCGGATTTCATGGCATTCTTGGTGGCCTCCTTAACCTCCTGGAACTTCTCCACAAACTACACCGcatagaatataaaatattaaagtaagCTTCCGCAAATAATTGCTAACTACGCACCTTAGTTAACTCCGCCTCGGAACTAAAGCCCAGTCCGTAGACCGTATTGGCGCGTACATCGCTCCATTGTCCAAACTTTTGTGAGGTTTGCGTGAATGTCATGCTTGGTGTTATTGTTGAGTTAATGACCGCCTTGGTGCCCTCGACGCTAATAATGCGATACAGATTCCGTGAGCTGTCATAGAAGAAGCTCACGTTGACCGCCTTCATGCTGGCCGTAATCCATGTGCGTTTCGTCTTGGGATCAATGTGAAACACATGCGCCTGGCAAGTGAAAATCGGTTGCTCGCTGTAGACAAGGAATATAAAAGGCACAACGCACACggcacattaattaaaaattccattaaaaTTCCTACATGTCGCAGCCAAGTGCTCAAAGCATGATATGGAATGTGCTATAAATATGGGAACAAGTTTGTAGTAAAAGCTAAGGCGCCAAGCAATTAAACTTTCAAGTCATAAAAGCATTATTTGCCAACTAGTTAccacatatttataaataacttgTTTATTATCATACGTGTATACttaagaaaacaaattgttaggggcttaaaaaaacaaaatcaaatcactTTTGTTCTTGGCGTCACCATGTCAATGGcattattgttgctcttgttcttgaacatgtttttttttgtgtgtgcgagGGTGAGGGTGAGGGGCTGCCTTGGCGACTAAATTGCATTATGCGCTTAAGTGTTTTGTAGCCTCGTTTTTGGTTTTCCCTCAAGTTTACTGCACCTACTACATAATTGGTATCGACGAGCGGCGTTTCCACCAACATACACacctatatatgcatatacacctatgcatatatacaaatatagccgcacacatatgtacatatataacacATATTTACGCCTCCAAAGCCGCCCGCTACACACAgcctacaactacaacaacagcagcagcaacaacaacagtgcgAGTAAAAGCAAAGGCGGCGGCGTCGATTTTTCAcacaatttgcagcatttgaaGTTTGTTTTTGCACTCAACGAAAACTCACcccattttatttgtttattgcagcgCGAATTAGGCCTTAATGGCAACTGTTTAACACTTTGctatgtgtctatgtgtgttaattatttatgctaaaacTTTTTAAGGCAAACGGCGAACGCTTGCTGTTTGTAGTAGTGTATTGTTATTATATCGATACATCGGTATGTCGATATAACAAACGACTGGCACTTCTGGCGGTTTTTCGCCGAGACGTGCAATTGTTGATAACTAATTCCAGCCATGTGGCAGCACTGTAATCATCATTAAGGATGAGAATATGCAATGAGCCGGCAAATTTATATCAGAATAATATATTGTTCCCACCAACAGAAATATGTTGTTGCATGcatataatagaaaaaaataatatattgttaaagAGCTTTCGATATATCGCTTTAAGAATCGATTAATCTAACCGTTTCGTGATATCGGAGATACAATATCGATACATTCAGAGGGAATACTCATCCCTAAGCTGGATTCGCGTTTTTTCGCATATAAAATCGCTTAATTACTACACGggaataaataaaacttgctacaattgcaacaattaaatagatatatatgcaaaggctaaacagcaacaaaagttgttgttgttgctgttgcgctgtCGCCGTGCGATCGATCCTTGTTGGCTACGGGGTATGTGTTTGCGCcagagagagatagagggagtttttttttgcataaaagccGTCCACTATGTTGAAGAAAAGGCgttttaagcaaacataaatgtgctaaaaagcagcagctgttaagcCAATAGGCTATAATTGaatgtgtttgctttgcaaaaagtaaagtgcaagtgaaaagtaaaaagttaatggtaaaaatatttaagtaaaaatgaaaaacggtgcacatgtgtgtgtgcgtgctggcatgcgtgtatgtgtgtatacatatattgtgtGTTGGTGTAGAAAACTTGTTATCAATACGGCGCCTATGATAAAACGGCCTTATTGGACATGTTTTGGTGTGATTGGTTCAATTGGAATTCCAGTGGCGGCGAAAGTGAacgagcataaataaaaataaaactgcagtcgctgcgtgggcaacaacaataacaacaaagcgtGGGAGTGGGatgcttaaaatgttaaaagcaaagaattGAAACCAACTTAAATTGGCTACGCCTAAAGCGTAATGAGTTAATAGGCTAACCAAAATGAAGTCTGAATGAAATCTGTTGCCATATGAactcatttttaattgttttgaacATTGCCAGttgtttaaactaattaaaaacaaattaaagctgctctTTGTGAAGTAAATTACGCataatgaaatgcaataatatccttttgttttattgccttTGTTCCAGCAAAGTTGCATGCGTGCCCGTGCTTTGGCGGCCAACTAAATAATGTGGAACAACAACATGATGTGTGACGTAATGCCCACAATATCGGAGGATAGCATATCGCAGCGCTCCTCCCAATTTAGCGGTGAAGATGCCAACTTTGAACAGCTTATGGTGTCTATGCTCGATGAGCGGGACAAGCTCATGGACAGTCTGCGCGAGGCGCAGGAGCGTTTGGGCGAAACAGAGCTCAAGCTGCATGATGTTGAAAAGGAGCGCGACAGCTTGCAGCGTCAAATCAATGCCAACTTGCCACAAGAGTTTGCCACGCTGACCAAGGAGCTGACGCAAGCACGCGAAACGCTGTTGGAACGCGATGAAGAGATCGGTGAACTCAAGGCAGAGCGTAATAATACGAGGGTAAGtgccatatttatataaataacttaatagtttatttaaatgaatgacCATTGCAGCTGCTCCTGGAGCATCTGGAGTGTCTGGTATCCAGGCATGAACGCTCGCTGCGCATGACAGTGGTTAAACGCCAAGCTGCCGCTCAAAGCGGTGTCTCCAGTGAAGTGGAAGTGCTAAAGGCGCTCAAATCGCTGTTTGAACATCACAAGGCTTTGGATGAGAAGGTGCGCGAACGCCTGCGTCTGTCCATCGAGAAGAACAATGTGCTGGAGGAGGAGCTTAACTCAACCAAAGATGAGCTCAATCAATATAAATCGGGCGCcattagcagcagcgcttcCAGCGGCATTGCCAGCAGCGAAAACGGCATCAAAGAGAAGGTTTGTTTATGGTGCTCAATCAAgcgtgtttattgtttatgttgtatttaattatttgcagctggcAAACAGCGGCGCTGGCAGTGGCGGCGTCAATGGCGATGCTAGCGAAATCAATGAGTATGCAACCAAAACGCATGAACTGCAAACAATCATTGAGAAGCAGGTAAAGTGaataataaactatttttcatttgcaaaataattatttaatatttctatgCAGACTTCCGAGCTATCGCAGTGGCAGCGTCGTGTCTCTGATTTGAACAACAAAATCAGCGAAATCGAGGAGAACATGTCGCGAGTGCAAAAGGAGCACTGCAAGGCGCAGGATCAGTGCGCAAAGCTGCAGCGTGATTTGCGCGAGAATGTGGCACAAAAGGAAGATCAGGAGGAGCGCATTACTACACTAGAGAAACGTTATTTGAATGCGCAGCGTGAGTCCACGTCGCTGCATGATCTTAATGAGAAGCTGGAACAGGAGCTAAGGCATAAAGAAGCGCAGCTCAAGGTGCGCttatacatattaatataaattggtTATGGTTTATAGGCATGGGCGAATCTTTTAGACTAAAGCGTACCATTAAATCATATTTTAAGCGTTTTGCATGTTGTGCTATGCAAATTCATAGTTAAACTGAACtgttaaatgcttaagctgcatatttatgtttagttGAAACTTAAATTCCCAATAAGTTTACCATTTACCTATATGTTCGAATATACATTCGCCTGTGCCTACTTATCGCCTCAAACCGTGACTAATCAAATCCACTTTTTACATAAACaacttaaactaattttatacaaCAAACTACCCTtttccccacacacacaaacacacacgctcaatccatttaaaaatataaagctgcaCGAAGAGAAAATCGGCGCGATTGAAGAGAAACTTGAGCTCTCTGAGCAAAAGTTAGCGCAACAGGCCAAACTACAGCCCGATATGGAAGAACAGCTAAAGGCGCGCATGGAAGCATTGACTAAGGTAGGAAATAAGGTATGCACTCGAACTAATATGCGCGCCGACAGGTTCCATAAgtataattcaaattatttaaattacaaactaacaaacaacaattcttttactaaaaaaaatacatcaCCTTTCAATACAATACTACAGAGAGCGGTTAAgttatcgatattatcgattgaagacaattgcatttacatattCTTGGCATTTCAGCTTAactaagttttaattaaattaaaaccaaataaTATATGAAAGTTTAACTGTTTTCAGCAAACTGTGTTAAAAAATGCGAACATATCGTTATAATCGATAGTTTAACAGCTCTTCTCTACCCCCTACCTTTGAATATGTTTTGTCAAATCACACTTACTAACCAACATATACCAACTATATACTCTTTCTATCTCTAACTGTATGCACAAGTTCTTTATGCCCCCCAAGCGCACTTACACTATCAAACAAAAACTGTTGATCACTCTTTTAGCTTTCATTACTactaaacaaactttaaacgtatttatttttgccaatttCCTTGGGAGAATTAAACTAAAGAGCGCATTAATGAACGTCTTTTGGCTGAATGACTTTCAGGCTCAAGAGCGCCATGGTTCGGCAGAGGATCGCATACGCGGTCTGGAGGCGAACCTGGATGAGAAGTCCGCCGAGGTGGTAAGACTGAATCAACGTCTCAAGATGAACGAAGAGCACAACATACGGCTCTCCTCAACGGTGGACAAGCTGCTCTCCGAGTCCAATGATCGCCTGCAGGTGCATCTCAAGGAGCGCATGCATGCGCTGGACGAGAAGAATGCGCTGACGCAGGAGCTGGAGAAGGCGCGCAAGGTGGCCGAGGAGCTGCATCACGAGAAGAGCGAAATTATGAAGGAGCTGTCCAAGACGCGCTTGGAAATTGAGAACTTCAAGCGTCAGCTGCTCCAGCAAGAGATTGCCTACAACATTCAGCAAACAGAGGCACTGACGCGCAGCCTCTCCCCCAGCAGTGTAGTAGATGCCTCTAATGCCTTCACGCGCAGTGCCTCGCATGCCAGCTTCGAGACGCATTCGCTGCGCCGCCAGAGCAAGTCCCGGCTGTCCGAGGAGAATGCGCTGGCTCGCTCCATGGCCGAGCAGGAGTGGGAGAAACTGCAGATGCAACAGGTGGCGCATGCCCAGCAGCAAGCCTATGAGCTGGTGGCCGATTGTGATGATGGCGATGTGCTGTATGCAGCGACAGCGGACATGATGTCGCCGTCTGGACATACGGATGCGCAGACGCTAGCCATGATGCTGCAGGAGCAGCTGGATGCCATTAACAATGAGATACGTCTCATACAGGAGGAGAAGCAGTCCACCGAGGCGCGCGCCGAGGAGCTGGAGTCGCGTGTCGGCAGCTTGGAGCATGTGAATCTGTTAGCGCGTGGTCGCTCCATGGACAGACAAAGTCCGCCCATGAGTGGGCGCAGCACGCCCAACAGTCCACAGCGTGATTTCATGCAGAAATATCATACGGTAAGCCGAATTTATAAGAATCTAAAGAAGTGTAATAAATGGCTacaaatttgcttgcagcttaactTGCCCGTCATGTCCAGTGATGCCTCACGCGAGGATATGCACGGTGGCATGTCCACCACTGGCGATTCCAGCTCAGGCGGCGCTGCCTCGCCCTTGACGGCGCGCTCTATGCGCTTGGAACGCGTTGCTCAGGCTCTGGCACACAGTCAGGAGGAACTGCGTCGCCGCACTATGGCGCCCACCTCTGCGCCCAACCACAACGCGCACATGTCGCTCAGCAGTCATAGTTATGGCTTGTCGCCTCTTAGCTCACGTTATGGCAGTCAGGAGTCGCTGCGTCA
Proteins encoded in this region:
- the LOC108608505 gene encoding liprin-alpha-1 isoform X1, encoding MWNNNMMCDVMPTISEDSISQRSSQFSGEDANFEQLMVSMLDERDKLMDSLREAQERLGETELKLHDVEKERDSLQRQINANLPQEFATLTKELTQARETLLERDEEIGELKAERNNTRLLLEHLECLVSRHERSLRMTVVKRQAAAQSGVSSEVEVLKALKSLFEHHKALDEKVRERLRLSIEKNNVLEEELNSTKDELNQYKSGAISSSASSGIASSENGIKEKLANSGAGSGGVNGDASEINEYATKTHELQTIIEKQTSELSQWQRRVSDLNNKISEIEENMSRVQKEHCKAQDQCAKLQRDLRENVAQKEDQEERITTLEKRYLNAQRESTSLHDLNEKLEQELRHKEAQLKLHEEKIGAIEEKLELSEQKLAQQAKLQPDMEEQLKARMEALTKVGNKAQERHGSAEDRIRGLEANLDEKSAEVVRLNQRLKMNEEHNIRLSSTVDKLLSESNDRLQVHLKERMHALDEKNALTQELEKARKVAEELHHEKSEIMKELSKTRLEIENFKRQLLQQEIAYNIQQTEALTRSLSPSSVVDASNAFTRSASHASFETHSLRRQSKSRLSEENALARSMAEQEWEKLQMQQVAHAQQQAYELVADCDDGDVLYAATADMMSPSGHTDAQTLAMMLQEQLDAINNEIRLIQEEKQSTEARAEELESRVGSLEHVNLLARGRSMDRQSPPMSGRSTPNSPQRDFMQKYHTLNLPVMSSDASREDMHGGMSTTGDSSSGGAASPLTARSMRLERVAQALAHSQEELRRRTMAPTSAPNHNAHMSLSSHSYGLSPLSSRYGSQESLRHYNTMGSMSMLQTPNSGVSREAAAAAAVQKKKGIKSSLGRFFSKKEKVKGVKDTLPDGSPSMMSIGNLSIGLSEVDSNYDAMSMTGGMMPRIASTGSKISSVDYGRQKKDHDYRNDLLGEAMKAGTPFALWNGPTIVAWLELWVGMPTWYVAACRANVKSGAIMSALSDTEIQREIGISNPLHRLKLRLAIQEMVSLTSPSAPQTSRTTLAFGDMNHEWIGNYWLPGLGLPQYRTTFMECLVDARMLDHLTKKDLRGQLKMVDSFHRTSLQYGISMLKRLNYDRTELEHRRKMSENGLCDVLVWSNERVIRWVGNIGLKEYANNLLESGVHGALMALDESFDATAMGLALQIPTQNAQARQILDTEFRNLLQIATDRRPDSEQRSAS
- the LOC108608505 gene encoding liprin-alpha-1 isoform X3 codes for the protein MWNNNMMCDVMPTISEDSISQRSSQFSGEDANFEQLMVSMLDERDKLMDSLREAQERLGETELKLHDVEKERDSLQRQINANLPQEFATLTKELTQARETLLERDEEIGELKAERNNTRLLLEHLECLVSRHERSLRMTVVKRQAAAQSGVSSEVEVLKALKSLFEHHKALDEKVRERLRLSIEKNNVLEEELNSTKDELNQYKSGAISSSASSGIASSENGIKEKLANSGAGSGGVNGDASEINEYATKTHELQTIIEKQTSELSQWQRRVSDLNNKISEIEENMSRVQKEHCKAQDQCAKLQRDLRENVAQKEDQEERITTLEKRYLNAQRESTSLHDLNEKLEQELRHKEAQLKAQERHGSAEDRIRGLEANLDEKSAEVVRLNQRLKMNEEHNIRLSSTVDKLLSESNDRLQVHLKERMHALDEKNALTQELEKARKVAEELHHEKSEIMKELSKTRLEIENFKRQLLQQEIAYNIQQTEALTRSLSPSSVVDASNAFTRSASHASFETHSLRRQSKSRLSEENALARSMAEQEWEKLQMQQVAHAQQQAYELVADCDDGDVLYAATADMMSPSGHTDAQTLAMMLQEQLDAINNEIRLIQEEKQSTEARAEELESRVGSLEHVNLLARGRSMDRQSPPMSGRSTPNSPQRDFMQKYHTLNLPVMSSDASREDMHGGMSTTGDSSSGGAASPLTARSMRLERVAQALAHSQEELRRRTMAPTSAPNHNAHMSLSSHSYGLSPLSSRYGSQESLRHYNTMGSMSMLQTPNSGVSREAAAAAAVQKKKGIKSSLGRFFSKKEKVKGVKDTLPDGSPSMMSIGNLSIGLSEVDSNYDAMSMTGGMMPRIASTGSKISSVDYGRQKKDHDYRNDLLGEAMKAGTPFALWNGPTIVAWLELWVGMPTWYVAACRANVKSGAIMSALSDTEIQREIGISNPLHRLKLRLAIQEMVSLTSPSAPQTSRTTLAFGDMNHEWIGNYWLPGLGLPQYRTTFMECLVDARMLDHLTKKDLRGQLKMVDSFHRTSLQYGISMLKRLNYDRTELEHRRKMSENGLCDVLVWSNERVIRWVGNIGLKEYANNLLESGVHGALMALDESFDATAMGLALQIPTQNAQARQILDTEFRNLLQIATDRRPDSEQRSAS
- the LOC108596440 gene encoding LOW QUALITY PROTEIN: homer protein homolog 2 (The sequence of the model RefSeq protein was modified relative to this genomic sequence to represent the inferred CDS: substituted 1 base at 1 genomic stop codon), encoding MGEQPIFTCQAHVFHIDPKTKRTWITASMKAVNVSFFYDSSRNLYRIISVEGTKAVINSTITPSMTFTQTSQKFGQWSDVRANTVYGLGFSSEAELTKFVEKFQEVKEATKNAMKSANGSNAVTPTTSANTSPISGRAVGAMQNDNTNIDPHTVEPPNLSNTNTQNANPDSPSHKLLNACDVKQDMNSATPSPQPTMGMATATATPANVGGGITISSGGSIVGMHTGPGAGATVEQQLKYENERLKMALAQSCANAKKWEIELATLKNNNIRLTSALQESTANVDEWKRQLHTYKEENIRLKREMELLRVGAAAGGVASGSAIEDELRREVAALKARTESLQTELLQHELELKTANMNLREKCNDQTLAKMSELNVIFAKSVAELYAVQKDMENVIHPAKCTXDAEFRVHSKVSAQEQTSMATTTTTSSTTTTSKRYLSNFLTAEAESTLSNVTSIHTQLQSSLYETQHSAQLKALDKHSALLQELHQRQLQSASSRIASAVAEAAASGTKTATILVSKSKTKTGLPLLLKNSINN
- the LOC108608505 gene encoding liprin-alpha-1 isoform X2 — translated: MWNNNMMCDVMPTISEDSISQRSSQFSGEDANFEQLMVSMLDERDKLMDSLREAQERLGETELKLHDVEKERDSLQRQINANLPQEFATLTKELTQARETLLERDEEIGELKAERNNTRLLLEHLECLVSRHERSLRMTVVKRQAAAQSGVSSEVEVLKALKSLFEHHKALDEKVRERLRLSIEKNNVLEEELNSTKDELNQYKSGAISSSASSGIASSENGIKEKLANSGAGSGGVNGDASEINEYATKTHELQTIIEKQTSELSQWQRRVSDLNNKISEIEENMSRVQKEHCKAQDQCAKLQRDLRENVAQKEDQEERITTLEKRYLNAQRESTSLHDLNEKLEQELRHKEAQLKLHEEKIGAIEEKLELSEQKLAQQAKLQPDMEEQLKARMEALTKAQERHGSAEDRIRGLEANLDEKSAEVVRLNQRLKMNEEHNIRLSSTVDKLLSESNDRLQVHLKERMHALDEKNALTQELEKARKVAEELHHEKSEIMKELSKTRLEIENFKRQLLQQEIAYNIQQTEALTRSLSPSSVVDASNAFTRSASHASFETHSLRRQSKSRLSEENALARSMAEQEWEKLQMQQVAHAQQQAYELVADCDDGDVLYAATADMMSPSGHTDAQTLAMMLQEQLDAINNEIRLIQEEKQSTEARAEELESRVGSLEHVNLLARGRSMDRQSPPMSGRSTPNSPQRDFMQKYHTLNLPVMSSDASREDMHGGMSTTGDSSSGGAASPLTARSMRLERVAQALAHSQEELRRRTMAPTSAPNHNAHMSLSSHSYGLSPLSSRYGSQESLRHYNTMGSMSMLQTPNSGVSREAAAAAAVQKKKGIKSSLGRFFSKKEKVKGVKDTLPDGSPSMMSIGNLSIGLSEVDSNYDAMSMTGGMMPRIASTGSKISSVDYGRQKKDHDYRNDLLGEAMKAGTPFALWNGPTIVAWLELWVGMPTWYVAACRANVKSGAIMSALSDTEIQREIGISNPLHRLKLRLAIQEMVSLTSPSAPQTSRTTLAFGDMNHEWIGNYWLPGLGLPQYRTTFMECLVDARMLDHLTKKDLRGQLKMVDSFHRTSLQYGISMLKRLNYDRTELEHRRKMSENGLCDVLVWSNERVIRWVGNIGLKEYANNLLESGVHGALMALDESFDATAMGLALQIPTQNAQARQILDTEFRNLLQIATDRRPDSEQRSAS